A DNA window from Arachis hypogaea cultivar Tifrunner chromosome 18, arahy.Tifrunner.gnm2.J5K5, whole genome shotgun sequence contains the following coding sequences:
- the LOC112772218 gene encoding uncharacterized protein: MMAQLLSPVYAAEALKIQNPSLNWWSSSRSSWRLLSNKVASSCNFVTPPLCGGGKRRGGGGGRVRVAAEDSVSRSESVADDYYAVLGLLPDATPSQIKKAYYDCMKSCHPDLSGNDLETTNFCMFINEVYAVLSDPVQRKVYDEIHGYSLTSMNPFVDDSSPKDHAFVDEFSCIGCKNCTNVAPDVFAIEEDFGRARVYSQCGNPELVQQAIDSCPVDCIHWTSAAQLSLLEDEMRRIERVNVALMLSGMGGASFDVFRMASSRWEKRQSRVLERAKMRMMKQQRSDRTDSYWENLWGNPKDYESSEEEVKERAKRAAAAARRWREYSRKGVDKPPTFKLPEASSGKDS; encoded by the exons ATGATGGCTCAGTTGCTCTCTCCAGTGTATGCTGCTGAGGCTCTCAAAATCCAGAATCCTTCACTGAATTGGTGGTCAAGTTCTAGAAGCTCATGGCGCTTGCTTTCTAACAAGGTTGCAAGTTCTTGTAACTTTGTAACTCCACCACTTTGTGGCGGTGGCAAGAgaagaggtggtggtggtggcagaGTTAGAGTTGCTGCTGAGGACTCAGTTTCTCGGAGTGAGTCTGTTGCTGATGATTATTATGCAGTTTTGGGCCTG CTTCCAGATGCCACACCATCTCAGATCAAGAAGGCTTACTATGATTGCATGAAATCTTGCCACCCTGACTTGAGTGGCAATGATCTTGAGACTACGAATTTCTGCATGTTCATCAATGAAGTCTATGCA GTGCTCAGCGATCCCGTCCAGCGCAAGGTTTATGATGAAATTCATGGATATTCTTTGACTTCAATGAATCCTTTTGTGGATGATTCTAGCCCCAAGGATCATGCTTTTGTTGATGAATTCAGCTGCATAG GCTGCAAAAATTGTACCAATGTAGCCCCTGATGTGTTTGCAATAGAGGAAGACTTTGGAAGAGCTAGGGTATATAGCCAATGTGGGAACCCTGAATTAGTTCAGCAGGCGATTGACAGTTG CCCTGTAGACTGCATTCATTGGACATCTGCTGCACAACTATCATTACTTGAAGATGAAATGCGTCGAATAGAAAGAGTCAAC GTAGCCCTAATGCTTTCAGGAATGGGAGGAGCATCATTTGATGTTTTCAGAATG GCTAGTTCTCGATGGGAAAAGAGACAATCGAGAGTCTTG GAACGAGCAAAAATGAGAATGATGAAGCAGCAACGTTCTGATAGAACAGACTCATACTGGGAAAATCTTTGGGGGAACCCGAAAGACTATGAAAGTTCAG AAGAGGAAGTTAAAGAAAGAGCAAAAAGAGCTGCCGCAGCGGCACGAAGATGGAGGGAGTACTCTAGAAAAGGTGTTGATAAGCCTCCCACATTCAAACTTCCAGAGGCAAGTTCAGGGAAGGACAGTTGA